A window from Ruminiclostridium josui JCM 17888 encodes these proteins:
- a CDS encoding phage tail protein: MEIPKYIEVKTVDGQRAAFLSPNDGESSIKDCFIDCRLNAESTLEFYIPAISEKITELTPECQIWAGGRVYTLLQPEAVDTVRDEKNTLWTKFMAVERWKNLETSYVEPYLSNDPSIPHPADLAVIIVGGGTNLSGGLYQTGTAAHALHAVLKGSGWTMGTCDVTGIHDLEMEKVSRLDLIREIQNIWGGYLVWDSVNKIVHLRDGGKWQNYTGFQVRYKKNLKHITRTQSNRIITKLYCFGHDDLDIASVNGGVKYLTNHSYTSREYIGIYKNQDIYNAQELKEKATAELSLICHPRYKYTVKMVDTRTLPEFSHEEFAVGDMVDVVDETVAPETPRIRLIRHKYNIFKPWICELEIGDPFERIEEDLKAAFDTTTFIDNTFKGNGQLSGYDIENLSIANSKIQNLEANKITTNEAKIKTAQIENLEVGGNVAMGPNATISWNQVTNQPTIPVLPSYITQTKITSTTVESPIIVGGEIRGGKLTSDSTINVTTDAYIGNNLYLGNYASSGSLKKIYFNSGAWIGNNNDFTGYGIEINCSSLKINGWPEGSWDFSNAGGATGSFVSADGKTIIIKGGLVTKIT; encoded by the coding sequence TTGGAAATACCAAAGTATATAGAAGTAAAAACTGTTGACGGCCAAAGGGCCGCTTTTTTATCCCCAAACGATGGAGAAAGTAGTATTAAGGATTGCTTCATTGATTGCAGACTTAATGCCGAAAGTACACTTGAGTTTTATATTCCTGCAATCTCTGAAAAGATTACAGAACTTACACCTGAATGTCAAATTTGGGCAGGTGGTAGAGTCTATACACTCCTGCAACCTGAAGCTGTTGATACAGTAAGAGATGAAAAAAATACCCTCTGGACAAAGTTTATGGCGGTAGAACGTTGGAAAAACCTTGAGACCAGTTATGTTGAACCATATCTTTCAAACGACCCTTCCATTCCCCATCCTGCCGACTTAGCAGTTATAATCGTTGGTGGTGGCACAAATTTATCCGGAGGGCTGTATCAAACTGGTACTGCTGCCCATGCTTTACACGCTGTCCTGAAAGGTTCAGGCTGGACTATGGGTACTTGCGATGTTACCGGAATACACGACCTTGAAATGGAAAAAGTAAGTCGTCTAGACCTTATCCGAGAGATACAAAACATCTGGGGTGGATATCTCGTTTGGGATTCGGTTAATAAGATTGTTCATCTCAGAGACGGAGGCAAATGGCAAAACTATACTGGTTTTCAAGTAAGATATAAGAAAAATCTGAAGCATATTACCCGAACACAAAGTAACCGAATTATAACAAAACTATACTGCTTTGGACACGATGATCTTGATATTGCCAGTGTTAACGGTGGTGTGAAGTACCTGACCAATCACAGTTATACTTCCAGAGAATATATCGGTATTTACAAAAACCAGGATATTTACAATGCACAGGAACTAAAGGAAAAAGCTACAGCTGAATTGTCTTTAATTTGCCATCCTCGATATAAGTACACCGTCAAAATGGTTGATACTAGAACACTTCCCGAATTTTCACACGAAGAATTTGCCGTAGGTGACATGGTGGATGTCGTAGACGAGACTGTTGCTCCTGAAACCCCGAGAATAAGACTGATACGGCACAAATATAATATTTTCAAGCCTTGGATTTGCGAACTTGAAATTGGAGATCCCTTTGAAAGGATTGAGGAGGATCTAAAAGCAGCTTTCGATACTACAACTTTTATTGATAACACCTTCAAGGGTAATGGTCAACTTAGTGGCTATGACATTGAGAATTTAAGTATTGCAAATTCGAAGATTCAAAACCTTGAAGCCAACAAAATAACCACAAATGAAGCAAAAATAAAAACTGCACAGATTGAAAATCTTGAAGTTGGTGGCAATGTAGCAATGGGCCCAAACGCAACCATATCGTGGAATCAGGTCACTAATCAGCCAACTATACCTGTGCTACCAAGTTATATAACTCAGACAAAGATTACGTCCACTACTGTCGAATCTCCTATAATTGTTGGTGGTGAGATAAGAGGTGGTAAGTTAACATCTGATTCAACTATCAATGTTACTACTGATGCTTATATCGGCAATAATTTGTATTTAGGGAATTACGCTTCAAGTGGTAGCCTAAAAAAAATCTATTTTAATAGTGGCGCTTGGATAGGTAACAATAATGACTTTACTGGTTATGGTATAGAAATTAACTGCAGTTCTTTAAAGATTAATGGTTGGCCAGAGGGTAGCTGGGACTTTTCTAATGCAGGAGGTGCCACAGGATCATTTGTGAGTGCTGATGGTAAAACTATCATAATTAAAGGAGGATTAGTAACAAAAATAACTTAA
- a CDS encoding distal tail protein Dit, giving the protein MAKYNSGRIFNRRIADNGATYNSAPFIIAIFDSGYCLDNISNIVSDIFQTDAAKALDSVTLTSSITLNDQSDSTIDSVSILSNVDVPDTGFGKDSSPSIKVSVPIHDSGIGIDKNNIAGAFFVIDSNNVLQPLGVLVLRDSRLELLPSTRDNTEEIPGMHGEFDFGTEFNARAFDLHVATDEGYAPLEKAHLQRLFAKYLDPTKGAKTLIFSDDIEKTYVVKYSGKIDITQYPSWFEFTLPFKMSNPFITGSFEKILTGSGTLVNNGTFETSLTIEITGPITNPSLTVGGYLLSYTGTIPSGQTLVINSNGGTGTVKLGGVNAMSGYNGIFPSLQPGNTNVTAGSNVTIRWKDKWL; this is encoded by the coding sequence GTGGCTAAATATAACTCTGGAAGGATTTTTAACAGAAGAATTGCTGATAATGGAGCAACTTACAACTCTGCCCCATTTATTATTGCAATATTTGATTCTGGATATTGTTTAGATAATATTAGTAATATAGTTTCAGACATTTTTCAAACCGATGCCGCAAAAGCATTAGATTCAGTTACTTTAACTTCAAGCATCACTCTTAATGACCAATCAGATTCGACTATAGATTCTGTTTCCATATTATCAAATGTTGATGTACCCGATACAGGTTTTGGCAAAGATTCTTCACCATCAATTAAAGTCTCGGTTCCAATTCATGATTCCGGTATTGGTATTGATAAAAATAATATCGCCGGTGCTTTTTTTGTTATTGATTCAAATAATGTTTTACAACCTCTCGGAGTTCTAGTTTTGAGAGATAGTCGACTTGAGCTTCTCCCTTCTACCCGTGATAACACTGAGGAAATTCCTGGTATGCACGGCGAATTTGATTTCGGGACAGAGTTCAATGCAAGGGCATTTGATCTCCATGTCGCTACTGATGAGGGGTATGCCCCACTTGAAAAGGCTCATCTTCAGAGGCTGTTTGCTAAGTACCTTGACCCAACGAAAGGGGCTAAGACTTTGATATTCTCGGATGACATCGAAAAAACTTATGTCGTGAAATATTCCGGGAAAATTGATATTACACAGTACCCTTCTTGGTTCGAGTTTACATTGCCCTTTAAAATGTCCAACCCATTTATTACGGGTTCTTTTGAGAAGATATTAACTGGAAGTGGAACTCTGGTTAATAACGGGACTTTTGAGACTTCACTCACAATAGAAATTACAGGACCGATTACAAATCCTTCACTCACAGTTGGGGGATATTTGCTTTCGTATACTGGCACAATCCCTTCCGGCCAGACCTTAGTCATTAATTCAAACGGCGGCACTGGCACGGTAAAACTTGGTGGAGTAAATGCTATGTCTGGATACAATGGTATATTCCCTTCCCTACAACCCGGAAACACAAATGTTACTGCCGGAAGCAATGTAACAATACGTTGGAAAGACAAGTGGCTATAA
- a CDS encoding XkdX family protein — translation MFERLSYLYNTGKITKGQLDIAVSKGWITVEEKTQIIG, via the coding sequence ATGTTTGAACGATTAAGTTACTTATATAACACAGGTAAAATAACTAAGGGGCAACTGGATATTGCGGTATCAAAGGGATGGATAACAGTAGAAGAAAAAACACAAATAATTGGCTAA
- a CDS encoding phage holin, with product MTKQSRWKSKVMWVAAAGQVISLLQLTGVFARMGIDVGIAGNVVAGFIQLLVIVGFLNDPTNPNGF from the coding sequence ATGACGAAACAATCAAGATGGAAATCAAAAGTAATGTGGGTAGCCGCGGCTGGACAGGTAATTTCCCTTTTACAATTGACAGGTGTTTTCGCAAGAATGGGGATTGATGTAGGAATTGCAGGTAATGTTGTAGCAGGATTCATCCAGTTACTTGTTATTGTTGGATTTCTTAATGACCCAACTAATCCTAACGGGTTTTAA
- a CDS encoding peptidoglycan-binding protein, whose product MPSVKFKYQDERFVYQKLIDQVNILCVAKGKDCLCTSGYRSLEKQKIINSQSLAQRKNQGGYQKADGSVWTSDGKCWAAAYGKSNHCYCIAMDITDSWFQALTNAEIKKYGLVKPMSYEPWHVQLLEHQGISLSQKEAIRNSVLKGADKGMDVKEFQAMSGLKADGIVGPATKAKAKEMLQCCQEILGNDFKTSEEVIRACMSSPEDWLVLNKMVSHFKDYTMNIVKRMGGKL is encoded by the coding sequence ATGCCTAGTGTAAAGTTTAAATATCAGGATGAACGATTCGTATATCAAAAACTTATTGATCAAGTAAATATACTTTGTGTTGCAAAAGGTAAGGACTGCTTGTGTACATCTGGCTACAGAAGTCTTGAAAAGCAAAAGATTATCAACTCTCAATCATTAGCACAAAGAAAAAACCAAGGGGGATATCAAAAGGCAGATGGTTCAGTTTGGACAAGTGACGGCAAGTGTTGGGCTGCGGCTTACGGTAAGTCAAATCATTGTTATTGTATAGCCATGGATATAACAGATAGTTGGTTTCAGGCTCTTACCAATGCAGAAATAAAAAAGTATGGCCTTGTCAAGCCAATGAGTTATGAGCCATGGCATGTCCAACTATTGGAACATCAGGGAATCAGTCTGTCACAAAAGGAAGCTATTAGGAACAGCGTATTGAAAGGAGCAGACAAAGGTATGGACGTTAAAGAATTCCAAGCTATGTCAGGATTGAAAGCGGATGGAATTGTAGGACCTGCGACAAAGGCAAAAGCAAAAGAAATGTTGCAGTGTTGTCAGGAGATACTAGGCAACGATTTTAAAACTTCAGAGGAAGTTATCCGAGCTTGTATGAGTTCTCCTGAAGATTGGTTGGTTCTGAACAAGATGGTCAGCCACTTTAAAGACTACACCATGAACATTGTTAAAAGAATGGGAGGTAAGTTATGA
- a CDS encoding phage holin family protein translates to MYESFNKVFESVKPAVALLWAGITYLIFPEKSFVAWCIALWVAVVLDLLTRWFAIFVKNGGVTKALKTKAWNSETMFHKTAAKIFAYLVIQILAGLSMRLVSINYVSNIVATVVYAFLFFREFASNIENLIDAGADYLRPLLFWVKKQESKVIQEQEVNKDA, encoded by the coding sequence ATGTATGAGTCGTTTAATAAGGTTTTTGAATCTGTCAAACCTGCTGTAGCCCTACTATGGGCTGGTATAACTTATCTCATCTTTCCAGAAAAAAGTTTTGTTGCCTGGTGTATAGCATTGTGGGTCGCAGTAGTTCTAGACCTACTAACCCGATGGTTTGCAATCTTTGTAAAAAACGGTGGCGTAACGAAAGCTTTAAAAACCAAAGCATGGAACTCTGAGACAATGTTCCATAAGACAGCCGCAAAGATTTTTGCATATTTGGTAATCCAAATTCTTGCAGGATTATCAATGCGGCTTGTATCTATTAATTACGTAAGCAATATTGTAGCAACTGTAGTATATGCTTTTTTATTTTTTCGAGAGTTTGCAAGTAATATAGAAAATCTTATAGACGCTGGAGCTGACTATTTACGGCCCCTTCTGTTTTGGGTGAAAAAGCAAGAATCTAAAGTAATTCAGGAACAGGAAGTGAATAAAGATGCCTAG
- a CDS encoding phage tail tape measure protein, protein MATDDSIVRIMESLGLDYSPAINSTIKFEKNISDLQAQLIALKSTAGQTAKDINTSFAAELDKFKTQGIGIPVKDISQSKVILDQYGNTLVDIGKKADDAKKRQSKLNKELADLIHLRKTQQIDAQTFVDKVSPFRTNTSVWESLQKQEQVKLVSELTKAEKEHTSVLSRKQNTEKAISKEIEKQNQLIYKQLQDEEKAKTKSRTNNIPSSSSVSSDKEFGIIDSEIKRRVSWFATGAGFYGIINAGKEAVQTISEVESGVTDIARVMEDSTFIFNDYRDELLQFGVDYGQTFDVVQDIALRWAQAGYNVSDSLENTKTSLLALNTAELDASNATESMIGIMSQWQMTSKDLPLMLDKINKTADDFTVTSQDLVDGLLRSSGAAKIMGLSLDQTISLLTVMREASGRTGREVGNALNSILSYVQRPSSIKTFESMGIKVFADNARTQFRNVMDIFQDVSSKWDTVGKDIQEGFLKSADDAGLFSEEMATALGMQERWNDLQQRDLSQAAAGVYRRNYFIGMIERMSGAQEVLNNMTDAAGYSQSENARTMETLSKKYQSLTAQAQELAVAIGDSGVEDFLKGLTDFGTEGLRDISAVVKQIGLLPPALATALATLSMFRKEMQIFQGKTSGVFGLNINQDSAIGGMKSLLKTTKDFYNVQMSLARTQGITNVSTWQKVATGVGSFTRALNMATIASKALGFALNTAINVGIGIAIGLAVEGIYKLINAEKESKEVSKQTSEQFKEQQQALMQLRQQYIDIASAGNLTAQSKADLKSIQDQLIKTYGLEAQGLDLVNGKYQEQIKLIDAATVKKAKETMASMGANADDARNKLNQTHTYKIDSSFSDEIKNAISGISGVELEHDIFNTTLTRAFRGTSDTLKFTGTIEDTANALEQLIIKLQAVPNKNTALINTISELSNKFNKVKKEASEARQTIDTYAQAKNIVDFNDALKVQIDNFNQLSSEMAKAGDKSEYETKLENLKNQMTESAKAQGKLTEFAPLIDDLFSKISSGSQHANADVSSLDNNIDAFGTNIEDVIKYINSLVGDIKSLNQTIYNLSQNQSLNAEQTYDLIDKYPELADNIIATANGYKIEESALEELRLAKIDEQKAALDAEAEKTKATLISTSNRLSLYSSEIEAIKDLQSAQSVYSGLQLSYSSLSYADYSQVRAASGLDNPYGSEQDYNEAIKAGKKILQLGELYESIEKKKQLISSKKFGVSTSSSSSGGRKEGNKSYENKALEQSLKLLEHRKNMSEETVASIQAEIKELNRINSAYVKTGDERMDIEERIYSAQKRLKDKKFKDSTDWINYQKELGKLSIKQEIDAWEKILKTQKDNSEAVKQATINLYKLKTQLAEESAQKEENSIEHWAKLGIYSVQQQIDKYRELYRIKAKDQAEEYKRTENLFDLYKDLLNEQQKSIKDAYDERIQQIEDEAKKKKEAQQAIIDGIEAEEKALERLEGEHDYSNEMANLREQLAYWSVRTSEEARKNVADLNKQIAEKEHDHEVELQKQTLEDKKQTAQDAIDAIEKAANDEKEKWETSYKLIEKAFEEHSIDIVARAGTMSQQAYQKWVDNYLSPLQNALKSGNINTFEKDSGKFQESINSLPSHDWGMSDKDYQDFIANGKQWAALQAKGYKEANNKEMQQLHSANDDLRKKYGQDPASGAYPKFHSGAETLSYGWAYFKPGELVFPPHLSADLKTIISYAQAGAFRQTGVQSSTTDNRRQVQLNGPLLHVENMNMEDNADEQSLAGELKRAVVRI, encoded by the coding sequence ATGGCAACAGATGATTCAATAGTTCGAATAATGGAATCCTTAGGTTTGGACTATAGTCCTGCAATTAATTCAACAATCAAATTTGAAAAGAACATTTCTGACCTTCAAGCTCAACTAATCGCTTTAAAATCTACTGCTGGACAGACAGCTAAAGATATAAACACTTCTTTTGCCGCAGAATTGGACAAATTCAAAACGCAGGGAATCGGCATTCCGGTTAAAGATATATCTCAATCAAAAGTTATCTTAGACCAATACGGAAACACATTAGTCGACATAGGTAAAAAGGCAGATGATGCAAAAAAAAGGCAGTCAAAACTAAACAAGGAATTGGCTGACCTTATTCATCTTCGAAAAACTCAACAGATTGATGCTCAAACCTTTGTTGACAAAGTATCTCCTTTCCGTACCAATACATCAGTGTGGGAATCGCTACAAAAGCAGGAGCAGGTAAAGCTGGTTAGTGAATTGACTAAAGCTGAAAAAGAGCATACCAGTGTTTTAAGTCGAAAACAAAATACCGAAAAGGCAATCAGTAAAGAAATAGAAAAGCAAAATCAACTTATATATAAGCAACTACAAGATGAAGAAAAGGCAAAAACAAAAAGCAGAACAAATAATATCCCTTCTTCTTCTTCAGTAAGTTCTGATAAAGAATTTGGCATTATAGATTCTGAAATTAAAAGGCGTGTAAGTTGGTTTGCAACAGGCGCAGGTTTCTACGGAATAATAAATGCAGGAAAAGAAGCTGTTCAGACTATTTCTGAAGTCGAAAGCGGAGTTACTGATATCGCCCGTGTTATGGAAGACAGCACATTCATTTTTAATGATTATAGAGACGAGTTGTTACAGTTTGGTGTAGATTATGGCCAGACTTTTGACGTTGTTCAAGATATTGCCTTAAGATGGGCCCAAGCTGGATACAATGTTTCAGATAGTCTGGAGAATACGAAAACTTCTCTGCTCGCCTTGAACACAGCTGAACTTGATGCGTCAAATGCTACTGAATCAATGATTGGTATTATGTCACAGTGGCAAATGACTTCAAAAGACCTTCCTCTGATGTTGGATAAAATCAATAAAACTGCAGACGACTTTACTGTTACCTCTCAAGATCTTGTTGATGGTTTACTTCGCTCTTCTGGTGCAGCTAAAATAATGGGGTTATCTCTCGACCAGACTATTTCTCTACTAACTGTTATGAGAGAAGCTTCTGGTCGTACTGGACGTGAAGTAGGTAATGCTCTTAACTCGATACTTTCTTATGTTCAAAGACCCAGTTCAATTAAAACATTTGAAAGTATGGGTATAAAAGTTTTTGCTGACAATGCCAGAACTCAATTTAGAAATGTCATGGACATTTTTCAGGATGTTTCAAGCAAATGGGATACTGTCGGCAAAGATATTCAGGAAGGTTTCCTGAAATCCGCAGATGATGCGGGTCTTTTCAGCGAAGAAATGGCAACTGCACTTGGAATGCAAGAGCGATGGAACGATTTACAGCAAAGAGATTTATCACAAGCCGCAGCTGGTGTTTATAGACGTAATTACTTTATAGGCATGATTGAGAGAATGTCAGGAGCTCAGGAAGTATTAAACAACATGACTGATGCAGCTGGATATTCCCAATCTGAAAATGCCCGGACAATGGAAACTCTATCAAAAAAATATCAATCCCTTACTGCACAGGCTCAAGAATTAGCTGTAGCAATTGGTGATTCCGGCGTGGAAGATTTCCTTAAAGGTTTAACCGATTTTGGCACCGAGGGATTGAGAGACATATCGGCAGTTGTAAAACAAATTGGGTTACTCCCTCCTGCACTTGCAACGGCATTAGCTACATTGTCTATGTTTAGAAAAGAAATGCAGATTTTTCAAGGAAAAACATCCGGCGTTTTTGGCTTAAATATTAATCAAGATTCTGCAATAGGTGGAATGAAGTCTCTGCTTAAGACGACTAAGGATTTTTATAATGTTCAGATGTCATTGGCAAGAACTCAAGGCATCACTAATGTGTCTACTTGGCAAAAGGTTGCTACAGGTGTTGGTTCATTTACAAGAGCTTTAAACATGGCAACAATCGCTTCAAAAGCCCTTGGCTTCGCTTTAAACACTGCTATAAATGTCGGGATAGGGATTGCAATTGGGTTAGCCGTTGAAGGTATTTATAAGCTAATCAATGCAGAGAAAGAATCCAAAGAGGTTTCAAAGCAAACATCTGAACAGTTTAAAGAACAGCAACAGGCTTTAATGCAGCTACGCCAGCAGTATATTGATATCGCATCAGCCGGTAACTTAACTGCTCAATCAAAAGCTGACTTAAAGAGTATCCAAGACCAACTTATTAAAACTTATGGACTTGAAGCCCAAGGACTGGATTTGGTAAACGGAAAATACCAAGAACAAATTAAGCTAATTGATGCAGCTACTGTAAAAAAAGCCAAAGAAACCATGGCTTCCATGGGAGCAAATGCAGATGATGCAAGAAATAAATTAAATCAAACCCATACTTACAAAATAGATTCATCTTTTTCAGATGAAATAAAGAATGCTATTTCAGGAATATCGGGTGTTGAATTAGAACATGATATTTTTAACACTACTCTTACAAGAGCTTTTAGAGGAACGTCTGACACTTTAAAGTTTACCGGTACAATAGAAGATACTGCAAACGCTCTTGAACAATTAATAATAAAATTGCAGGCAGTACCCAATAAAAATACTGCACTAATAAACACAATATCTGAACTATCAAACAAATTTAATAAGGTAAAAAAAGAAGCATCCGAAGCTCGTCAAACAATTGATACATATGCTCAAGCTAAAAATATAGTTGACTTCAATGACGCTTTAAAAGTTCAGATAGATAATTTTAACCAACTTAGTTCCGAAATGGCGAAGGCAGGAGATAAATCCGAATATGAAACAAAGCTTGAAAATTTAAAGAACCAGATGACCGAATCTGCCAAAGCCCAAGGAAAACTTACTGAATTTGCTCCGTTAATTGACGATTTGTTCTCCAAAATTTCCAGTGGCTCTCAGCATGCCAATGCCGATGTTAGTAGTTTGGATAACAATATAGATGCTTTTGGTACCAATATTGAGGATGTTATAAAATACATCAATAGTCTAGTTGGAGATATTAAATCTCTCAATCAAACAATATATAACCTCTCTCAAAACCAAAGTTTAAATGCAGAGCAAACCTATGATTTAATAGATAAATACCCTGAACTTGCTGACAACATAATAGCAACTGCCAATGGCTATAAAATTGAAGAATCAGCGTTAGAAGAATTAAGACTTGCAAAAATTGATGAACAGAAAGCAGCTCTGGACGCTGAGGCTGAAAAAACTAAAGCGACTTTAATCAGTACGTCAAACCGGTTAAGCCTATATAGTTCAGAAATAGAGGCAATTAAAGATTTGCAAAGCGCGCAATCGGTGTACAGCGGCTTGCAACTATCATATTCAAGTTTATCGTATGCTGATTACTCTCAGGTAAGAGCAGCATCTGGTCTTGATAACCCGTATGGGAGTGAGCAAGACTACAACGAAGCAATTAAAGCAGGCAAAAAAATACTTCAACTTGGTGAATTATACGAATCAATAGAAAAGAAGAAACAATTAATTAGTAGTAAAAAGTTCGGTGTTTCAACCTCATCCTCCAGTAGCGGCGGCAGAAAAGAAGGTAATAAGAGCTACGAAAACAAAGCGCTAGAGCAATCTTTAAAACTCCTCGAGCACCGAAAAAACATGTCAGAAGAAACTGTCGCATCAATTCAGGCTGAAATAAAAGAATTGAATAGGATTAATTCGGCATACGTTAAAACCGGTGATGAGAGGATGGATATAGAGGAACGTATCTACTCTGCTCAAAAAAGGCTGAAAGATAAAAAATTCAAGGATTCTACTGATTGGATTAATTATCAGAAAGAGCTTGGAAAGTTGTCTATTAAGCAGGAAATTGATGCATGGGAAAAAATCCTTAAGACACAAAAAGATAATAGCGAGGCAGTTAAACAGGCGACTATTAATCTGTATAAGCTCAAAACCCAACTTGCCGAAGAATCCGCACAAAAGGAAGAAAACAGTATTGAACATTGGGCGAAGCTTGGAATCTATAGTGTTCAGCAGCAGATTGATAAGTACAGAGAACTTTATAGAATTAAAGCTAAAGACCAAGCAGAAGAATACAAGCGTACCGAAAACCTATTCGATTTATATAAAGACCTTCTGAACGAGCAACAAAAATCAATCAAAGATGCATATGATGAACGTATTCAGCAAATTGAAGATGAAGCTAAGAAAAAGAAGGAAGCACAGCAGGCTATAATAGATGGTATTGAAGCTGAAGAAAAGGCCCTTGAACGCTTGGAAGGTGAACATGATTATTCAAACGAAATGGCAAACCTCCGTGAACAACTCGCATATTGGAGTGTCCGTACATCTGAAGAAGCTCGTAAAAATGTTGCTGACCTCAACAAACAGATTGCCGAAAAAGAGCACGATCATGAGGTCGAATTACAGAAGCAAACCCTTGAGGACAAAAAACAAACTGCTCAAGATGCAATTGATGCGATCGAAAAGGCTGCCAATGATGAAAAAGAGAAGTGGGAAACCTCATATAAACTAATCGAAAAGGCATTTGAGGAACATAGTATTGATATTGTTGCAAGGGCTGGCACTATGTCACAGCAAGCATATCAAAAATGGGTAGATAATTATCTCTCTCCATTGCAGAATGCATTAAAATCTGGGAACATTAATACCTTCGAAAAAGATTCGGGTAAATTTCAAGAATCTATTAACTCCCTCCCATCACATGATTGGGGAATGTCTGATAAAGATTATCAGGATTTTATTGCAAACGGGAAACAATGGGCGGCACTTCAAGCAAAAGGTTATAAAGAAGCAAATAATAAAGAAATGCAACAGCTTCATTCAGCGAACGATGATTTACGCAAAAAATACGGACAGGATCCTGCTTCAGGTGCATATCCTAAATTTCATTCAGGTGCTGAAACTCTCTCATATGGCTGGGCTTATTTCAAACCTGGAGAACTTGTATTTCCTCCCCATCTATCAGCTGATTTGAAAACTATAATCTCATATGCTCAAGCTGGTGCATTCAGACAAACAGGCGTACAATCCTCGACAACCGATAACCGTAGGCAGGTTCAACTCAACGGGCCATTATTGCATGTTGAGAATATGAACATGGAAGATAACGCCGACGAACAAAGTCTTGCTGGTGAATTGAAACGTGCAGTGGTTCGGATATAA